Proteins encoded together in one Candidatus Methylomirabilota bacterium window:
- a CDS encoding pitrilysin family protein, producing MRWRCPVALVLVAALVASAPAARAATPVLETTLDNGLRVLILEDRRNPIVSVQVSYRVGSRDERPGATGLAHFLEHMMFKGTPTHPKGEYSRVVEGNGGHDNAFTTQDTTSYFVNIAADKVDEVLQLEADRMRNLLLDPAEIDAERQVVMEERRMRTEDSPDGLLAEEVMATAFAAHPYRWPVIGWMEDIGRINAAELRAFYDLYYRPNNAVLVVVGDVHAPELLARIRTLFGPIARGPAPPPVTAVEPPPRSERRVTLRSAAARLPALTLTWLVPNFRSPDAPALEVLESVLSGGRASRLHRRLVVEAGLALDADADYSYSSVDPNLFWLSARPAEGVGLDVLEGGLLEELERLKREPIDPEELARAQNQIEASFVWGQDSIYSRAATLARFERIGSWRRTDEYVAAIRAVTAADVQRAARTYFPVDVRTVGVLLPEAAVNAPGGPEKMEKEK from the coding sequence ATGCGCTGGCGGTGTCCGGTCGCTCTCGTGCTGGTCGCCGCCCTCGTCGCCTCCGCGCCCGCCGCGCGCGCCGCCACCCCGGTGCTCGAGACGACGCTCGACAACGGCCTCCGCGTGCTCATCCTCGAGGACCGGCGCAATCCCATCGTGTCCGTGCAGGTGTCGTACCGAGTGGGCTCGCGCGACGAGAGGCCGGGCGCCACCGGGCTCGCCCACTTCCTCGAGCACATGATGTTCAAGGGCACGCCCACGCATCCCAAGGGCGAGTACTCCCGGGTCGTGGAGGGCAATGGCGGCCACGACAACGCCTTCACCACCCAGGACACAACGTCCTATTTCGTCAACATCGCCGCCGACAAGGTGGACGAGGTCCTCCAGCTCGAGGCCGACCGCATGCGCAACCTGCTGCTCGATCCCGCCGAGATCGATGCCGAGCGCCAGGTGGTGATGGAAGAGCGGCGCATGCGCACCGAGGACAGCCCCGACGGCCTCCTCGCCGAGGAAGTGATGGCCACGGCCTTCGCGGCTCATCCCTACCGGTGGCCGGTGATCGGGTGGATGGAGGACATCGGCCGCATCAACGCGGCCGAGCTGCGGGCGTTCTACGACCTCTACTACCGGCCAAACAACGCCGTGCTGGTGGTGGTCGGGGACGTGCACGCGCCCGAGCTGCTCGCGCGCATCCGCACGCTGTTCGGGCCCATCGCGCGGGGGCCGGCGCCGCCGCCGGTGACCGCGGTGGAGCCGCCGCCGCGCTCTGAGCGGCGGGTCACCCTGCGGAGCGCGGCCGCGCGTTTGCCTGCGCTGACGCTGACCTGGCTCGTGCCCAACTTCCGCTCCCCGGACGCGCCCGCGCTGGAGGTGCTCGAGAGCGTTCTCTCGGGCGGTCGCGCGTCGCGCCTCCATCGCCGGCTGGTCGTGGAGGCGGGCCTCGCGCTGGACGCCGACGCGGACTATAGCTACAGCTCGGTGGATCCGAACCTCTTCTGGCTCTCCGCGCGCCCCGCCGAAGGCGTCGGTCTCGATGTGCTCGAGGGCGGCCTCCTCGAGGAGCTCGAGCGGCTCAAGCGCGAGCCCATCGACCCCGAGGAGCTCGCGCGCGCGCAGAACCAGATCGAGGCGTCGTTCGTGTGGGGCCAGGACTCGATCTACTCGCGTGCGGCCACGCTCGCGCGGTTCGAGCGCATCGGCTCGTGGCGCCGCACCGACGAGTACGTGGCCGCGATCCGCGCCGTCACCGCCGCCGATGTCCAGCGGGCGGCCCGCACCTACTTCCCGGTCGACGTGAGGACGGTGGGCGTGCTCCTGCCGGAGGCGGCCGTGAACGCTCCGGGCGGCCCCGAGAAGATGGAGAAGGAGAAGTAG
- a CDS encoding DUF2569 family protein, which translates to MRVGGWLLLLCVGLTVVSPILVTIGIVRGYLGDSPHFDQFPRLRVVLLVDTALRIALTAYGVWVGLRLINVRPGAVRTAKRYFQVSLAYLVVAALLPFVAGLPPEANPTLAIAVVQQTVPALIGVALWYAYLVRSKRVRATYPDAA; encoded by the coding sequence ATGCGCGTGGGGGGCTGGCTGCTGCTGCTCTGCGTCGGGCTCACGGTCGTGAGTCCCATCCTGGTCACGATCGGGATCGTGCGCGGTTACCTGGGCGACTCGCCGCATTTCGACCAGTTCCCGCGCCTGCGCGTGGTGCTCCTCGTCGACACGGCGCTCCGGATCGCGCTCACCGCGTACGGGGTGTGGGTGGGGCTCCGTCTCATCAATGTGCGCCCGGGCGCCGTGCGGACTGCGAAGCGCTACTTCCAGGTCTCGCTGGCCTATCTGGTCGTCGCCGCGCTCCTGCCTTTCGTCGCGGGCTTACCGCCGGAGGCCAATCCCACCCTTGCGATCGCCGTCGTGCAGCAGACCGTCCCCGCGCTGATCGGCGTCGCCCTCTGGTACGCGTACCTCGTCCGCTCGAAGCGGGTGAGGGCCACCTATCCGGACGCGGCGTGA
- a CDS encoding GNAT family N-acetyltransferase: MAHVPRQHRGDPGARGACRAIVADRGGVLVGAVLLYPAGAPMPGTARRTSGSEVRLLAVPPAERGQGVAEGLMRECVRRARAAGATALLLHTTDMMQTAMRLYERLGFTRDPALDFRPAPAVLVKGFRLELGAAA; the protein is encoded by the coding sequence CTGGCCCATGTACCGCGCCAACATCGTGGAGACCCTGGCGCGCGTGGCGCCTGCCGAGCAATCGTCGCCGACCGCGGAGGCGTCCTCGTGGGCGCGGTGCTGCTCTATCCCGCCGGCGCGCCCATGCCGGGCACCGCCCGCCGGACCAGCGGGTCGGAGGTGCGGCTGCTCGCCGTGCCGCCGGCGGAGCGCGGCCAGGGCGTCGCGGAGGGGCTCATGCGCGAGTGCGTGCGGCGTGCGCGGGCGGCTGGCGCGACCGCACTCCTCTTGCACACCACCGACATGATGCAGACCGCCATGCGCCTTTACGAACGATTGGGCTTCACGCGCGATCCCGCGCTCGATTTCCGCCCCGCGCCGGCCGTCCTCGTGAAGGGATTCCGTCTCGAGCTCGGAGCGGCCGCATGA
- a CDS encoding pitrilysin family protein — protein sequence MRRAAAALLLIAALAAGASAAPLADRVVLPNGVVLLVSERRALPIVAVSVYVRAGSVLDPPAAGGLANLTASLLTRGTAHRSAAEIDRAIESVGGSLASGGGRDGAALSLGVLSKDLPLGFDLLAEALTQPSFPDDELRRKVGEIQAALRNAESEPETVAGRALAELIYPGHPYARPALGTPTSVATLDRAKVSAFHRTYYRPDATTVVVVGDVSAPEVRARLLARLGGWRAPATPLPPVPSAPESVPPAARTIARELTQTTVFMGRPAIRQKDPDYPALAVATYILGGGSTSRLYTRVREERGLAYGVGASVGVARHGSSLTVSLQTRNESTEEAIRLVREEMRGIGAADVAPAELALAKAYLIGSYALRTDTSSKVAVLIASLEELGLGLDYPERYRERIAAVTAADVRRVAARFLDPDTYSTVIVTGRRAP from the coding sequence ATGAGGCGGGCCGCCGCCGCGCTGCTGCTGATCGCCGCGCTGGCCGCGGGGGCGTCCGCCGCCCCGCTCGCCGACCGGGTGGTGCTTCCCAACGGCGTGGTGCTGCTCGTCAGCGAGCGGCGCGCGCTGCCCATCGTGGCAGTGAGCGTGTACGTGCGCGCGGGGTCCGTCCTCGATCCGCCCGCCGCCGGCGGTCTTGCCAATCTCACCGCGTCGCTGCTCACCCGGGGCACCGCGCACCGCAGCGCTGCCGAGATCGACCGCGCCATCGAGTCCGTGGGCGGGAGCCTGGCCAGCGGCGGCGGCCGCGACGGCGCCGCGCTCTCGCTGGGCGTGCTCTCGAAGGACCTTCCGCTCGGATTCGATCTCCTCGCGGAGGCGCTGACCCAGCCCTCGTTCCCCGACGACGAGCTGCGCCGGAAGGTCGGCGAAATCCAGGCCGCGCTCCGGAACGCGGAGAGCGAGCCCGAGACGGTGGCCGGGCGCGCGCTCGCGGAGCTGATCTATCCCGGACATCCCTACGCCCGGCCGGCCCTGGGGACGCCGACATCCGTGGCGACCCTCGACCGCGCCAAGGTGAGCGCCTTCCACCGCACGTACTACCGTCCTGATGCGACCACCGTGGTCGTGGTGGGCGACGTGTCGGCGCCGGAGGTTCGCGCTCGACTGCTGGCGCGGCTCGGCGGCTGGCGGGCGCCCGCCACGCCGCTCCCCCCCGTCCCGAGCGCGCCGGAGTCGGTGCCGCCGGCCGCGCGCACCATCGCGCGCGAGCTGACGCAGACGACCGTGTTCATGGGGCGTCCGGCGATACGCCAGAAAGATCCCGACTATCCAGCCCTGGCCGTCGCCACGTACATCCTGGGCGGGGGCTCCACCTCGCGCCTCTACACGCGCGTGCGCGAGGAGCGCGGACTCGCCTATGGGGTGGGCGCGAGCGTGGGGGTCGCCCGCCACGGCTCCTCGCTCACCGTGTCGCTCCAGACGCGGAACGAGAGCACCGAGGAGGCCATACGCTTGGTGCGGGAGGAGATGCGGGGCATCGGCGCCGCCGACGTCGCGCCCGCGGAGCTGGCGCTCGCCAAGGCCTATCTCATCGGCAGCTACGCGCTGCGCACCGACACCTCGTCCAAGGTCGCGGTGCTGATCGCCTCCCTGGAGGAGCTGGGTCTCGGGCTGGACTATCCCGAGCGCTATCGCGAGCGCATCGCCGCCGTCACCGCCGCCGACGTGCGACGGGTGGCCGCGCGCTTCCTCGACCCCGACACCTATTCCACCGTGATCGTGACGGGCCGTCGCGCGCCCTAG
- a CDS encoding Slp family lipoprotein, whose product MRRLLLLALVCAAVSGCASVFPGQLLQGVDRSLTLGVLRSDPDRYRNARVVLAGEIIETRPRAGSTEIEVLSRPLGDGDAPRRTDETDGRFVMVAPDFLDPAVYARGRRVSMVGTVLGGEERALGEQPYRYVLTRPDQIYLWPLPAAYGSPYPYPYAGYPYPYIGGPYSPYYW is encoded by the coding sequence ATGCGCCGCCTGCTCCTGCTCGCCCTCGTCTGCGCGGCCGTGTCGGGCTGCGCATCGGTGTTCCCGGGCCAGCTGCTCCAGGGCGTGGATCGTTCGCTCACCCTGGGCGTGCTGCGCAGCGACCCGGACCGCTACCGGAACGCGCGGGTGGTCCTCGCCGGTGAGATCATCGAGACGCGGCCCCGCGCGGGCAGCACCGAGATCGAGGTGCTCTCGCGGCCGCTCGGCGACGGCGACGCGCCCCGGCGCACCGACGAGACCGACGGTCGCTTCGTCATGGTCGCGCCGGACTTCCTCGATCCCGCGGTGTACGCGCGCGGCCGGCGCGTCAGCATGGTGGGCACGGTCCTGGGCGGCGAGGAGCGCGCCCTGGGCGAGCAGCCCTACCGGTATGTCCTCACGCGGCCCGACCAGATCTACCTCTGGCCGCTCCCCGCGGCATACGGCTCCCCCTACCCCTATCCCTATGCGGGATACCCATACCCGTACATCGGAGGACCCTACTCGCCCTACTACTGGTAG
- a CDS encoding thioredoxin family protein, with translation MVTKEQFKQGMTLDQYLAQMGTNKDKFVEFLQSIKISPEDKQALDKYGKKLNVLVITEDWCGDALYNVPVLAKMVEGNPNIDMRIFLRDKNKELMDQYLNQGMYRSIPVFAFFDENMKEVARFIERPPAQTEEIEKKMLETRRALRAERYMDWRGGVVKEIRSLLKV, from the coding sequence ATGGTGACCAAGGAGCAGTTCAAGCAGGGGATGACGCTGGACCAGTACCTCGCGCAGATGGGGACGAACAAGGACAAGTTCGTCGAGTTCCTGCAGAGCATCAAGATCTCGCCCGAGGACAAGCAGGCCCTCGACAAATACGGCAAGAAGCTCAACGTGCTCGTGATCACCGAGGACTGGTGCGGCGACGCCCTCTACAACGTCCCCGTGCTCGCCAAGATGGTCGAGGGCAATCCCAACATCGACATGCGCATCTTCCTCCGTGACAAGAACAAGGAGCTGATGGACCAGTATCTCAACCAGGGCATGTACCGCTCCATCCCGGTGTTCGCGTTCTTCGACGAGAACATGAAGGAGGTCGCCCGCTTCATCGAGCGGCCCCCCGCCCAGACGGAGGAGATCGAGAAGAAGATGCTCGAGACCCGGCGGGCCCTGCGCGCCGAGCGCTACATGGACTGGCGGGGCGGCGTCGTGAAGGAGATCCGCTCGCTGCTGAAGGTGTAG
- a CDS encoding quinone oxidoreductase — protein sequence MKAIRVHTPGGPEVMKLEEVPEPKAGPGQAVVKLEAAGLNYIDVYFRTGTYKAPLPLTPGLEGAGTVTQVGDGVKDLKVGDRVAYTGIPGSYAQMNVCPADRLVKLPDKLSFRDGAASMLQGMTAHYLTRSTYPLKSGDTCLVHAAAGGMGLLLTQMGKMLGATVIGTVSTDEKAALAKQAGADHVILYSKQDFVAEVKRITGNRGVDVIYDGVGATTFEKGLTCIRPRGVMALYGAASGPVAPLDLQLLNANGSLFVTRPSLNHHIASREELVQRSGDVLGWIRDGKLKLRVETTFPLDKAGEAHRALEGRKTTGKVLLIP from the coding sequence ATGAAGGCGATTCGCGTCCACACGCCGGGCGGTCCCGAGGTGATGAAGCTCGAGGAGGTCCCGGAGCCCAAGGCGGGTCCCGGGCAGGCGGTGGTGAAGCTGGAGGCCGCCGGGCTCAACTATATCGACGTCTACTTCCGCACCGGCACGTACAAGGCCCCGCTCCCCCTCACCCCCGGCCTCGAGGGCGCGGGCACCGTCACCCAGGTGGGGGACGGGGTCAAGGACCTGAAGGTCGGCGATCGCGTGGCCTACACCGGCATTCCGGGCTCCTACGCCCAGATGAACGTGTGCCCGGCCGATCGGCTGGTGAAGCTGCCGGACAAGCTCTCGTTCCGCGACGGGGCCGCCTCCATGCTGCAGGGCATGACCGCGCACTACCTCACGCGCTCCACCTATCCGCTCAAGTCGGGCGACACCTGCCTCGTGCACGCGGCCGCCGGCGGCATGGGGCTCCTCCTCACCCAGATGGGCAAGATGTTGGGCGCCACCGTGATCGGCACGGTGTCCACCGACGAGAAGGCCGCGCTGGCCAAGCAGGCGGGCGCCGATCACGTGATCCTCTACAGCAAGCAGGACTTCGTCGCCGAGGTGAAGCGGATCACGGGGAATCGCGGCGTGGACGTGATCTACGACGGCGTGGGCGCCACCACGTTCGAGAAGGGGCTCACGTGCATCCGGCCCCGCGGCGTCATGGCTCTCTATGGCGCGGCGAGCGGGCCGGTGGCCCCGCTCGACCTTCAGCTCCTGAACGCCAACGGCTCGCTGTTCGTCACGCGCCCGAGCCTCAACCACCACATCGCCTCGCGCGAGGAGCTCGTGCAGCGCTCGGGCGACGTGCTCGGCTGGATCCGCGACGGCAAGCTCAAGCTGCGCGTGGAGACCACGTTCCCGCTCGACAAGGCCGGCGAAGCCCATCGCGCCCTCGAGGGCCGCAAGACCACGGGGAAGGTGCTCCTGATCCCGTGA
- a CDS encoding AsmA family protein — MKWILIAAGALVLLLAGALVALPWLVDVPRVQAYIAAAASQALGRAVRFTSLSVTALPTPSVRLKGLQVAEDPKFGARPFLVVEEGRFRIRIRPLFSGRVELTELILEKPRVEIIDDGTGRLNVASLGPTAGPGRPVPRSPAASAPAGTTAATISRVRLKDGVAHLVRRGAKPLNLRLEAIDLVVRPAGDTFALEGAARLEPGGLTLTLSQTTLQLPPGHALGDAPLRATVAVKGADVAGLVTPFLATPALRGPVQGTLRVAGTISHPTAQGELAFSGLAVSERRPSCPPPPDRQLKLGDVRVPLDFTLARLEAAPLSARVAGGTVSARASVNLTAGAVSLKDVALKGVELGPLLVDYLCQPYAVTGPLEHQGNVAFSSSTPLTTAEGAGRLRIGRGKVVGTAALALLRDVVTVAGVVAPLVEGRSITAPTKPLDFESITATYRVSRGVIATDDLLYQGEGLTGNVAGTYALADGRVDAAVTLTQGRTQVKARVTGVGQSLRVIPTGVTQGGRDAVKQLLEQLLR; from the coding sequence TTGAAGTGGATCCTGATCGCGGCGGGCGCGCTCGTCCTGCTCCTGGCGGGCGCGCTCGTCGCGCTGCCCTGGCTCGTCGACGTCCCGCGCGTCCAGGCCTACATCGCCGCCGCGGCCTCGCAGGCGCTGGGACGCGCGGTGCGCTTCACGTCGCTGTCCGTGACCGCGCTCCCGACGCCCTCGGTGCGGCTCAAGGGCCTGCAGGTGGCCGAGGATCCGAAGTTCGGGGCCCGGCCCTTCCTGGTCGTCGAGGAGGGGCGCTTCCGCATCCGGATCCGCCCGCTCTTCTCTGGCCGCGTGGAGCTGACCGAGCTCATCCTCGAGAAGCCGCGGGTCGAGATCATCGATGACGGCACCGGCCGCCTGAACGTGGCGAGCCTGGGCCCTACGGCGGGCCCCGGACGCCCCGTGCCGCGTTCGCCTGCCGCGTCCGCCCCGGCCGGCACCACCGCGGCGACCATCAGCCGGGTGCGGCTCAAGGACGGCGTCGCGCATCTGGTGCGGCGCGGCGCGAAGCCGCTGAACCTCCGGCTCGAGGCCATCGACCTCGTGGTGCGGCCCGCGGGCGACACCTTCGCCCTCGAGGGCGCGGCCCGGCTCGAGCCCGGCGGGCTCACGCTCACCCTGTCCCAGACCACGCTGCAGCTCCCGCCAGGCCATGCCCTCGGCGACGCGCCCCTGCGCGCCACCGTGGCGGTCAAGGGCGCGGACGTGGCGGGGCTCGTGACGCCCTTCCTGGCCACCCCCGCGCTGCGCGGGCCGGTGCAGGGCACGCTGCGCGTTGCGGGCACCATCTCGCACCCCACCGCGCAGGGCGAGCTCGCCTTTTCCGGCCTCGCCGTGTCCGAGCGCCGCCCGTCCTGCCCGCCGCCACCCGACCGCCAGCTCAAGCTGGGCGACGTGCGCGTGCCCCTGGACTTCACGCTGGCCCGCCTGGAGGCGGCGCCACTGTCGGCGCGCGTGGCCGGCGGGACAGTGTCGGCTCGCGCGTCGGTCAATCTCACGGCCGGGGCGGTGAGCCTGAAGGACGTGGCCCTCAAGGGCGTGGAGCTGGGCCCGCTGCTCGTGGACTATCTCTGCCAGCCCTACGCGGTCACGGGACCGCTCGAGCATCAGGGCAATGTGGCATTCAGCTCGAGCACGCCGCTGACGACGGCCGAGGGCGCGGGGCGGCTGCGCATCGGTCGCGGCAAGGTGGTGGGGACGGCGGCGCTGGCCCTGCTCCGCGACGTGGTGACGGTGGCAGGGGTGGTCGCGCCGCTGGTCGAGGGACGGTCGATCACCGCGCCCACGAAGCCTCTCGACTTCGAGTCCATCACCGCGACGTACCGGGTGAGCCGCGGCGTCATCGCCACCGACGACCTGCTCTACCAGGGTGAGGGCCTCACGGGGAACGTGGCCGGCACCTACGCGCTGGCCGACGGGCGCGTGGACGCCGCGGTCACACTCACGCAGGGGCGCACCCAGGTGAAGGCGCGCGTCACCGGCGTTGGTCAATCGCTTCGAGTCATCCCGACGGGGGTCACCCAGGGCGGGCGCGACGCGGTCAAGCAGCTCCTCGAGCAGCTCCTGCGCTGA
- a CDS encoding methyltransferase domain-containing protein has product MPPHAPLADVVDFYDRHPISAPQILEALRRQGKAGPRLDLDDLGELDHDHYGGRAAVEALARRAAIRPGARVLDVCAGLAGPARFLAGRFGVRVLALDLNAGRCAGGARLTRLTGLEALVRPVRADAQVLPLRPGVFSAVISQEGLLHVPDKGRVLAECARVLEPGGRIAFTDWIATPRLADNERARLTTWMAAVSLQSIAGYAALLARAGFGGIEAEDLSAEWIDILQRRFAMYRGLREDTVARLGEARYEEYRQLYAFFVELVEQGKLGGARFSAGAARGAA; this is encoded by the coding sequence ATGCCGCCGCACGCCCCGCTGGCCGACGTCGTCGATTTCTACGACCGGCATCCGATCTCGGCGCCCCAGATCCTCGAAGCGCTACGCCGTCAGGGCAAGGCCGGCCCGCGCCTCGACCTGGACGATCTCGGCGAGCTGGACCACGATCACTATGGCGGCCGCGCCGCCGTCGAAGCGCTCGCGCGCCGCGCCGCCATCCGCCCCGGCGCGCGCGTGCTCGACGTGTGCGCGGGCCTGGCCGGTCCCGCGCGCTTCCTCGCCGGCCGCTTCGGCGTCCGCGTGCTCGCCCTCGATCTGAACGCGGGGCGCTGCGCGGGCGGCGCGCGCCTCACGCGGCTGACGGGGCTCGAGGCCCTGGTGCGCCCGGTGCGCGCCGACGCCCAGGTCCTGCCACTGCGCCCGGGCGTGTTCTCCGCGGTGATCAGCCAGGAGGGGCTGCTCCACGTGCCGGACAAGGGCCGCGTGCTCGCGGAGTGCGCGCGGGTGCTCGAGCCCGGCGGGCGCATCGCCTTCACGGACTGGATCGCCACGCCGCGCCTCGCCGACAACGAGCGCGCCCGCCTCACCACTTGGATGGCGGCGGTGAGCCTCCAGAGTATCGCCGGCTACGCAGCCCTGCTCGCGCGCGCGGGCTTCGGCGGGATCGAAGCCGAGGACCTGTCCGCCGAGTGGATCGACATCCTGCAGCGGCGCTTCGCCATGTATCGGGGTCTCCGCGAGGACACGGTGGCGCGGCTGGGTGAGGCCCGCTACGAGGAGTATCGCCAGCTCTACGCGTTCTTCGTGGAGCTGGTCGAGCAGGGCAAGCTGGGCGGCGCCCGCTTCAGCGCAGGAGCTGCTCGAGGAGCTGCTTGA
- a CDS encoding citrate/2-methylcitrate synthase produces the protein MKAGLEDVVVSTTEICFIDGHKGRLVYRGYDVDDLVAHASFEEVVFLLFHGRLPNRKEAEANQKALSSTANRKLLPKLIAMLRQLPKKTTPMEALRTGVSALSAFDPDAADNSHDATLRKSIRLTAQLPTLVAAWERIRRGKAPVAPNPKLSLAANFLYMMSGKKPTELAAKTFDVALILHADHEFNASTFAARVTAATLSDVHSAVVSGIGALKGPLHGGANEQVMLMVQKVKDPAKAEGWIRKAIADKMRIMGFGHRVYRVEDPRAKHLRRLALELGKQAGSTANVEILETVARVVSSEKHIFPNVDLFSGAAYASMGIPTDQFTPIFAMSRVAGWAAHVLEQHGNNRLIRPRGEYTGAIDLKYVPLANR, from the coding sequence ATGAAAGCCGGCCTCGAGGACGTCGTCGTCTCGACCACGGAGATCTGCTTCATCGATGGTCACAAGGGACGGCTGGTCTACCGCGGCTACGACGTGGACGATCTCGTCGCGCACGCGAGCTTCGAGGAGGTCGTGTTCCTCCTCTTCCACGGGCGGCTCCCCAACCGGAAGGAGGCCGAGGCCAACCAGAAGGCGCTGTCCTCGACCGCGAATCGCAAGCTCCTCCCGAAGCTCATCGCGATGCTCCGCCAGCTCCCGAAGAAGACCACGCCGATGGAGGCTCTGCGCACGGGCGTCTCCGCGCTGTCCGCCTTCGATCCCGACGCCGCGGACAACTCCCATGACGCCACCCTCAGGAAATCCATCCGGTTGACCGCCCAGCTCCCGACCCTCGTGGCGGCCTGGGAGCGCATCCGGCGCGGCAAGGCTCCGGTGGCGCCGAACCCAAAGCTCTCCCTCGCGGCCAATTTCCTCTACATGATGAGCGGCAAGAAGCCCACCGAGCTCGCCGCCAAGACCTTCGACGTCGCCCTGATCCTTCACGCCGACCACGAGTTCAATGCGTCCACCTTCGCCGCGCGCGTCACCGCGGCGACGTTGTCCGACGTGCACTCGGCGGTGGTGTCGGGCATTGGCGCGCTCAAGGGGCCGCTCCACGGCGGGGCCAACGAGCAGGTCATGCTCATGGTCCAGAAGGTCAAGGACCCCGCCAAGGCCGAGGGCTGGATCCGCAAGGCCATTGCCGACAAGATGCGCATCATGGGCTTCGGCCACCGCGTCTACCGCGTGGAGGATCCGCGGGCCAAACACCTGCGCCGGCTCGCGCTCGAGCTGGGCAAGCAGGCCGGCAGCACCGCCAACGTCGAGATCCTGGAGACGGTCGCGCGCGTGGTCTCCAGCGAGAAGCACATCTTCCCCAACGTGGACCTCTTCTCCGGCGCCGCCTACGCCTCGATGGGCATCCCCACCGATCAGTTCACGCCGATCTTCGCGATGAGCCGCGTCGCCGGCTGGGCGGCCCATGTCCTCGAGCAGCACGGCAACAACCGGCTCATCCGGCCGCGCGGCGAATACACGGGCGCGATCGACCTGAAGTACGTGCCCCTCGCCAACCGGTAG